Within Massilia litorea, the genomic segment ATCTGCTGTATCGCCATGCGCCAACCAGTACTGAGTCTGAAAGCCCGAGCCCTGCGCTTCCTCTCCATGAGGGAGCACAGCCGGCTCGAGCTCAAGCGCAAACTGGCGCGCCATGCGGAGGAGGGCGACGACATCGACGCCCTCCTCGATTTTCTGGAAAAGAACAACTGGCTGTCGCAGGAGCGTTTTGCTGAATCCTTGATTCATCGAAAGGCTTCCCGCTTCGGCAACAGCCGTGTGATGGCCGAGCTGCAAAGCCATGGCGTCAACGGAGAAGCGCTGGCCGAACTGAAGTCCGGCCTGGCCGAGAGCGAAACCGCGCGTGCGGTCGAGGTCTGGCAACGCAAGTTCGGCACCGTCGCGCAAGACGCGGCCGAGCGCAGCAAGCAGATGCGGTTTTTAATGGCGCGCGGTTTTTCGAGCGGCGCCGTGCGCACCGCCCTGAAAGGGGCGCCCGAGGACGACGAGTTTTAAGTAGCGCCGGCATCGCCTCGTTGCGACTGTCCCGCAGTCTTGTCTGCACCCCAAATCGGCTCGATCCATTCCCAGGCGCCAGCGTGGAGCGCCATCCGGCGATATGCGCCCGCATATTCCTCAACCCCGGATGACGCTGCACGCTGGTTTTTGCTTGCCCTAAAAGTTGTCATCATGAAAACGATACTCGTTCTCGCCCCACTGTTCGTATTGGCATCGTGCAGCCGTCAGCCCGTCGAGCCGACCGGGATCTATCGGCTCAGTACGCAGGAAAAAATGGTCGTGCTCGAGGTGCGCGCCAGTGGCGACTATATTCTCCAGATCGACCGCTCCGGCAGCATGACCGATGAAATCCGCGGGCGCTGGCAAGACGAGCGCGGCGCGGAGGTTGACGTCACCTTCCACGGCATAGTCTGGCACGGGAACACACCCGAGGCCGCCGCCGGTTTCTGGGCGGTCGCCTTCGAGCGGGATGGCGGCATTTGCCTCGACGGCAAAGAACTGCTGTGCTTCACGAAGGATGCCGCGGCCTGAGCCGGCAAATCCATTGTCGGGCAGCCAACGCCAAACATTGGCAAGCTTGCCACCTTTCCCAGCTGCCTACCCTTGACGGGTCGTCAAGGCGTCATGTTGCAGTGCAACCCGCTCCCATCCTGTGCTAAACTTTCACGGTTTAAGCAGCGCCGCATGAGCGGTTGTTGCCGCAGAAGCTGCGGTAACGTGCATCAGCACACCGGCTGCCCCACTGATTGCCGATCAACCGGCACGTTTGTTTTCTATGCCTCTGTCACCTCCCGCCCCGCGCTCCCTGCGGCATACACGCGCCATCACGGTCGAAGCGTACGCGCGCGACGATGGCCTGTGGGATCTTGACGCGCGTATCCGCGACATCAAGGCGCAAGACATCGTCCTCGCTTCCGGCAAGCGCCCAGCCGGCACGGCCGTGCACGACCTGAGCCTGCGCATCACCATCAACCGCGACCTCGAGATCGTCGATGCCGAAGCCGCATCCGACTCGGTGCCGTATCCCGGTTACTGCGACGTCATCGGCCCCGCTTACAAGAAGCTGGTCGGGCTGTCGCTCGTTAAACATTTCCGGTTGCACCTGAAAGACCGCCTCTCGGGCGTGCTCGGCTGCACCCACCTGACCGAACTGGCGCAGGTTTTGCCCACCGCGGCAATCCAGGCCTTCGCCGATGACGAGTTCGAGACACGCAACGCCGCCAAGGATGGCGAGGCTGCGCGTCCGTACGAAATCGACCGCTGCCACGCGCTGCGCGCCGACGGCCCCGCTGTGGCAAAGT encodes:
- the recX gene encoding recombination regulator RecX, with the protein product MRQPVLSLKARALRFLSMREHSRLELKRKLARHAEEGDDIDALLDFLEKNNWLSQERFAESLIHRKASRFGNSRVMAELQSHGVNGEALAELKSGLAESETARAVEVWQRKFGTVAQDAAERSKQMRFLMARGFSSGAVRTALKGAPEDDEF
- a CDS encoding DUF2889 domain-containing protein; this translates as MPLSPPAPRSLRHTRAITVEAYARDDGLWDLDARIRDIKAQDIVLASGKRPAGTAVHDLSLRITINRDLEIVDAEAASDSVPYPGYCDVIGPAYKKLVGLSLVKHFRLHLKDRLSGVLGCTHLTELAQVLPTAAIQAFADDEFETRNAAKDGEAARPYEIDRCHALRADGPAVAKYYPRWVIKAVQG